The following proteins are co-located in the Streptococcus downei MFe28 genome:
- the plsY gene encoding glycerol-3-phosphate 1-O-acyltransferase PlsY: protein METIIFIVIAYLLGSIPSGLWIGKIFYHKNIRDYGSGNTGTTNTFRVLGKTAGTITFLMDMLKGTLAVLLPVWFGATAISPLVIGFFAVLGHTLPIFAGFKGGKAVATSAGVLLGFTPLYCLFLLAVFFTILFLTSMISFSSIAVSVIGLITLFTFPAFHFILPSYDWLFTLIVSCLALIIIIRHKDNMVRIKNKEENLVPFGLDLTHQHPKK from the coding sequence ATGGAAACTATTATTTTTATTGTGATTGCCTATCTGCTGGGCTCTATTCCCTCAGGGCTCTGGATTGGTAAGATTTTCTACCACAAAAACATCCGTGACTACGGTAGCGGAAATACTGGCACGACCAATACCTTTCGTGTCTTAGGAAAAACGGCGGGAACCATTACCTTCCTGATGGATATGCTTAAGGGGACCTTGGCGGTCCTACTGCCTGTTTGGTTTGGGGCAACGGCTATCTCACCCCTGGTTATTGGTTTCTTCGCCGTTCTGGGCCATACCCTACCAATCTTTGCTGGCTTCAAGGGAGGCAAGGCGGTAGCTACTAGTGCTGGTGTCCTCCTAGGCTTCACCCCCCTCTACTGCCTCTTCCTACTGGCTGTTTTCTTCACCATTTTGTTTCTGACCAGCATGATTTCCTTTTCCAGTATAGCGGTTTCGGTCATTGGACTCATCACCCTCTTTACCTTCCCGGCCTTTCATTTTATCCTGCCGAGCTACGATTGGCTCTTTACGCTGATTGTCTCTTGTCTGGCCTTGATTATTATCATACGGCATAAGGACAATATGGTTCGGATAAAAAATAAGGAAGAAAATCTTGTGCCATTTGGCCTCGACCTGACCCATCAGCACCCAAAGAAATAA
- a CDS encoding dihydroorotase: protein MLLIKNGRVLDPKSGFDQIADVLVDGKRIVRIGQNLDQDAEQVLDATGLVVAPGLVDIHVHFREPGQTHKEDIHTGALAAAAGGVTTVVMMANTNPTISDVPTLKEVLASAAKEDIHIYTNATVTKNFDGQNLTDFKALLEAGAVSLSDDGIPLQSSKLVKEALELAKENNTFIALHEEDPELNGILGFNEDIARDKFGFCGATGVAEYSMVARDAMIAHATQAHLHIQHLSKAESVKVVEFAQQLGAPVTAEAAPQHFSKTEDLLLVKGAMAKMNPPLRTEKDRLAVIEGLKSGVISIIATDHAPHHADEKAVADITKAPSGMTGLETSLSLGLTNLVETRELTLLDFLAKMTSNPADLYGFDAGYLAENGPADILIFADKEDRLVSDQFASKASNSPFIGEKLKGVVKYTICDGRIIYQA, encoded by the coding sequence ATGTTACTCATTAAAAACGGTCGGGTCTTAGACCCTAAGTCTGGTTTTGATCAGATTGCTGATGTCTTGGTCGACGGCAAAAGAATCGTCAGGATTGGCCAAAACCTAGACCAGGATGCTGAGCAAGTCCTTGATGCGACAGGTCTAGTGGTGGCACCAGGACTGGTGGATATCCATGTTCATTTTCGTGAACCTGGTCAGACCCACAAGGAAGACATTCACACAGGTGCCTTGGCTGCCGCAGCAGGTGGGGTTACAACGGTGGTCATGATGGCCAATACCAATCCGACCATCTCTGATGTCCCCACCCTCAAGGAAGTTTTGGCCAGTGCAGCTAAGGAAGACATCCACATCTATACCAACGCTACCGTCACCAAGAACTTTGATGGTCAAAATTTGACAGACTTCAAGGCCCTTCTCGAAGCAGGTGCCGTTTCCCTATCGGACGATGGAATCCCCCTGCAAAGTAGTAAGCTAGTCAAGGAGGCCCTAGAATTAGCCAAGGAAAATAATACTTTCATTGCCCTCCATGAAGAGGATCCTGAGCTCAATGGCATTCTTGGGTTTAATGAAGATATTGCTCGCGATAAATTTGGTTTCTGTGGAGCAACAGGTGTGGCAGAATACAGCATGGTTGCCCGTGATGCCATGATTGCCCATGCGACCCAGGCTCACCTCCACATTCAACATCTGTCCAAGGCTGAGTCCGTTAAGGTGGTTGAATTCGCTCAGCAACTTGGTGCACCTGTGACAGCCGAAGCGGCCCCTCAACACTTCTCGAAGACTGAGGATTTGTTACTAGTCAAGGGAGCTATGGCCAAGATGAATCCCCCCTTGCGGACAGAAAAAGACCGTCTGGCGGTTATTGAAGGTCTTAAGTCGGGAGTCATCTCCATCATTGCGACTGACCACGCCCCCCACCATGCTGACGAGAAGGCAGTTGCTGATATAACCAAGGCCCCATCTGGCATGACAGGGCTGGAAACCTCGCTTTCCTTGGGCCTAACCAACTTGGTTGAAACGCGAGAGCTGACTCTGTTAGATTTCTTAGCCAAGATGACCAGCAACCCAGCCGACCTTTATGGATTTGATGCTGGCTATCTGGCTGAAAATGGTCCAGCAGATATTCTTATCTTTGCGGACAAGGAAGACCGCCTGGTTTCAGACCAATTTGCTTCCAAGGCCTCAAATTCTCCCTTTATCGGAGAAAAGCTCAAAGGCGTGGTCAAATATACCATCTGCGATGGTCGAATTATTTATCAAGCATAA
- a CDS encoding 5'-nucleotidase C-terminal domain-containing protein: protein MRKQTFLIPTLSALLFSTAILSNKTYANEANLATGVDGQVDSIQVSQSQEEESSQKASSPSSQSSSTDSSSEEESQTQKAKWILVNPQSDQEPTTPESQEKTSQADSQAPASKSSQDITILHTNDVHGRMVEDDKNGVIGDAKLASVVEASRQQGQTLVFDAGDSFQGLPISNSSQGENMADVMNSIGYDAMTVGNHEFDFGLYQLKRLKEKLQFPIISSNIYVNGTRLFEPSTIIDKTPDQDGDEFVVIGVTTPETATKTHPDNIKGVTFADPITEVNNVIAQTEANAKAQGKTYHNYVILSHLGVDATTKTEWRGDSLAQALAQNELLKDKNVIVIDGHSHTVLQLTDGHVTYNQTGSYLHNIGYITLNSDRVLSAGVLSADQLENVTPDPAVAGLLEKIQAKYEAESAQVIREDNPVELNGDRMNVRVRETNLGDLVVDSLLAYGQTGFSHKSNLAVTNGGGLRETLKTGQPITKGDVIAVLPFGNTVTQIQVTGQNIDDMFRTSLGSIVQVDKDNQPILDEEGNPILEPSGGFLQVSGARVYYDTNLDPDKRIHAIEVWDPESEIYLPLDLSKTYYLATNDFLAAGGDNYTMLGGPRQEGPSMDQVLEDYLKSDIDLLQYKEINPNKRLISILALHYYDPDWIKKHIGPSEHSFKPAPLAPRRDGGRSDGFQPRAPKDSKPDSKPNLNPNDSEKPEGPDQPKIDGGVDNIPDEAPSKKSDATIEQKIPEELPQLDKAIDIGKLADKPEEAMKQASDKSEQMTTNSNKPTSQDIDLPDVSSQSKGLGANSAAGSSGRGQSGSGSTGSRMEASAQPHVSASNTADNTRFNEVLVSFVGVTVIAAGAVVDHLRVRRHK from the coding sequence ATGCGCAAGCAAACATTCTTAATCCCGACCCTATCTGCCCTCTTATTCTCGACGGCAATTTTATCAAATAAAACCTATGCCAACGAGGCTAATTTGGCCACTGGGGTAGATGGACAGGTGGACTCTATCCAAGTGTCACAGTCGCAAGAGGAAGAATCCAGTCAGAAGGCTTCTTCACCAAGCTCACAGTCGTCCTCAACGGACTCGAGTTCAGAAGAAGAAAGCCAGACCCAAAAAGCCAAATGGATTTTGGTCAACCCACAATCAGACCAAGAGCCTACAACTCCAGAAAGCCAAGAAAAAACTAGCCAAGCGGACTCCCAAGCACCAGCGTCAAAGTCAAGTCAGGACATCACGATTCTTCATACCAATGATGTCCATGGACGGATGGTGGAAGATGACAAGAATGGTGTTATTGGCGATGCCAAATTAGCTAGCGTTGTAGAAGCCTCTCGTCAGCAAGGTCAAACCCTAGTTTTTGATGCGGGTGATTCCTTCCAAGGCTTACCGATTTCTAACAGCAGCCAGGGTGAGAACATGGCTGACGTCATGAATAGCATTGGCTATGATGCTATGACTGTCGGTAATCATGAGTTTGATTTTGGTCTCTATCAATTGAAACGTCTCAAGGAGAAGTTGCAGTTTCCAATCATCAGCTCCAATATCTATGTTAATGGAACTCGGCTCTTTGAACCATCGACCATCATTGATAAAACCCCTGACCAGGATGGTGATGAATTTGTTGTCATCGGGGTTACCACCCCAGAAACGGCGACCAAGACCCATCCCGATAACATCAAGGGAGTAACTTTTGCAGACCCAATTACAGAGGTCAACAATGTTATTGCTCAAACCGAAGCTAACGCAAAAGCCCAAGGGAAGACCTATCATAACTACGTCATCTTAAGCCACCTTGGCGTGGATGCAACTACCAAGACAGAATGGCGTGGTGATAGTCTAGCCCAGGCCTTAGCGCAAAATGAGCTGCTGAAAGATAAGAATGTCATTGTTATTGATGGCCATTCCCATACGGTTCTCCAGCTGACGGATGGCCATGTTACCTACAATCAAACAGGAAGCTACCTCCACAATATTGGCTATATTACCCTAAATTCTGATCGTGTCCTGTCGGCAGGTGTCTTATCGGCAGACCAATTAGAAAATGTCACACCAGACCCTGCAGTCGCAGGCTTGCTGGAGAAAATTCAGGCCAAGTATGAGGCAGAAAGTGCCCAAGTCATTCGAGAAGACAACCCTGTAGAGTTAAATGGCGATCGGATGAATGTGCGTGTGCGTGAGACCAATCTAGGGGACTTAGTTGTGGATTCCCTGCTAGCTTATGGTCAGACAGGCTTTAGTCACAAGTCTAATCTCGCTGTGACCAATGGTGGAGGTCTGCGAGAAACCCTTAAAACAGGCCAACCTATCACCAAGGGTGATGTCATTGCCGTCCTTCCTTTTGGTAATACCGTTACACAAATTCAAGTAACAGGTCAAAACATTGATGATATGTTTCGGACCTCGCTGGGGTCCATCGTCCAGGTTGATAAGGATAACCAGCCTATCTTAGATGAGGAAGGTAACCCAATTTTGGAACCTAGTGGTGGCTTCTTGCAGGTTTCCGGTGCTCGTGTCTACTACGATACGAATTTAGATCCAGATAAACGGATTCATGCCATCGAAGTTTGGGACCCTGAAAGTGAAATCTACCTGCCTTTAGACTTATCCAAGACCTATTATTTGGCCACCAACGATTTTCTGGCTGCTGGTGGAGATAATTACACCATGCTGGGTGGTCCTCGTCAAGAGGGACCGTCAATGGACCAAGTCTTGGAGGATTACCTCAAATCAGACATCGATTTGCTCCAGTATAAGGAGATTAATCCAAATAAGCGACTTATATCGATTTTGGCTCTCCATTACTATGATCCAGATTGGATCAAGAAGCATATTGGCCCTTCGGAGCATTCTTTCAAACCAGCACCCTTGGCTCCTCGGCGAGATGGCGGGCGAAGTGATGGTTTCCAACCGAGGGCACCAAAAGATTCTAAACCGGATTCTAAGCCCAATCTAAATCCAAATGATTCAGAGAAACCAGAAGGTCCGGACCAGCCAAAGATTGATGGGGGAGTGGACAATATTCCTGATGAAGCGCCTAGTAAAAAGTCCGATGCGACAATTGAGCAAAAGATTCCTGAGGAGCTTCCTCAGTTGGATAAGGCGATTGACATCGGTAAGCTGGCAGATAAGCCTGAGGAGGCTATGAAGCAGGCTAGTGACAAGTCAGAGCAAATGACAACTAACTCAAATAAGCCAACTTCGCAAGATATTGACCTTCCTGATGTTAGCTCACAATCCAAAGGACTGGGAGCAAATTCTGCTGCAGGTTCTAGCGGACGTGGCCAATCTGGGTCTGGCTCAACTGGCTCAAGGATGGAAGCAAGTGCTCAACCCCATGTTTCGGCTTCTAACACTGCTGATAATACCCGCTTCAACGAAGTCTTGGTTAGCTTCGTTGGCGTTACGGTTATTGCAGCAGGAGCCGTAGTGGACCACCTACGTGTCCGTAGACATAAATGA
- a CDS encoding uracil-DNA glycosylase, with the protein MQHSSWHQLIKEKLPEHYFGQINAFMDQVYSQGVVYPPREQVFNAIQTTPLEDVKVVIIGQDPYHGPKQAQGLSFSVPEELPAPPSLQNILKELAQDIGPRDHHDLTPWAKEGVLLLNACLTVPAGQANGHQGQIWEPFTDAIIKVVNEKETPVVFILWGGFARKKKGLITNPIHRIIESPHPSPLSAHRGFFGSQPFSKANAYLQEAGQEPIDWLA; encoded by the coding sequence ATGCAGCATTCAAGTTGGCACCAGCTCATTAAGGAAAAATTGCCTGAACATTACTTCGGACAAATCAATGCCTTTATGGATCAGGTTTATAGCCAAGGAGTCGTCTATCCACCGCGGGAACAGGTCTTTAATGCTATCCAAACGACGCCCTTGGAAGACGTTAAGGTGGTCATTATTGGTCAGGATCCCTACCATGGTCCTAAGCAGGCTCAAGGCTTGTCATTTTCCGTCCCCGAGGAGCTTCCAGCACCGCCATCTTTGCAAAACATTCTTAAAGAATTAGCTCAGGACATTGGTCCCAGAGACCACCATGATTTGACCCCCTGGGCTAAAGAGGGTGTGCTCTTACTCAATGCCTGTCTGACAGTGCCAGCAGGTCAAGCCAATGGTCACCAGGGTCAGATTTGGGAACCCTTTACCGATGCCATCATTAAGGTGGTTAATGAAAAGGAGACGCCGGTCGTCTTTATTCTTTGGGGCGGATTTGCGCGCAAGAAGAAGGGGCTCATTACCAATCCTATCCATAGAATTATCGAGTCCCCCCACCCCAGCCCTCTATCGGCCCATCGGGGCTTCTTTGGCTCCCAACCTTTTTCTAAAGCTAATGCCTATTTGCAAGAAGCTGGTCAGGAGCCCATTGATTGGTTGGCTTAA